One genomic region from Amia ocellicauda isolate fAmiCal2 chromosome 4, fAmiCal2.hap1, whole genome shotgun sequence encodes:
- the mrpl21 gene encoding large ribosomal subunit protein bL21m, translated as MALSVGKSSGQALRACFRLSGHNFPSLFNPRTGSLFPVFACQQSSQTIKLPKSYVPETSLSRPPWPELSIPNPEERLRQHQAVVQKVNGHLATGEYGRLFAVVHFASRQWKVTNEDLILIENHIDAECGERIRMEKVMLVGGEDFTLIGRPILGRDLVRVEATVIEKTESWPKVHMRFWKRHRYQRKKIIVQPQTVLRINTIEVAPSLS; from the exons ATGGCGCTGTCTGTGGGGAAGAGTAGTGGACAAGCTTTGCGAGCATGCTTTAGATTGAGCGGACACAATTTCCCTTCGTTGTTTAACCCACGGACAG GTTCTTTATTTCCTGTCTTTGCATGTCAACAGAGTTCTCAAACTATCAAGCTGCCTAAAAG CTATGTCCCGGAGACCTCTTTATCTAGACCACCCTGGCCAGAACTGTCCATCCCTAACCCTGAGGAAAGGTTGAGGCAACATCAGG CGGTTGTACAGAAGGTAAACGGCCATCTTGCAACAGGGGAGTATGGCAGACTATTTGCAGTTGTACACTTTGCCAGTCGTCAGTGGAAAGTAACAAATGAAGACCTGATACTCATTGAGAACCATATAGATGCTGAATGTGGGGAGCGAATCAGAATGGAAAAG GTAATGCTGGTTGGTGGAGAAGATTTCACTCTAATAGGAAGGCCAATTCTAGG CCGGGATTTGGTGCGAGTAGAAGCCACTGTTATTGAGAAGACAGAATCCTGGCCTAAAGTACACATGAGGTTTTGGAAAAGGCACAGAtatcagagaaaaaaaa TTATTGTGCAGCCACAAACAGTACTCCGGATCAACACAATTGAAGTTGCGCCAAGCTTGTCCTAA